A stretch of the Lonchura striata isolate bLonStr1 chromosome 15, bLonStr1.mat, whole genome shotgun sequence genome encodes the following:
- the ARSI gene encoding arylsulfatase I: protein MAVYALTGFSLVSLLSFGYLSWDWMKPSLVADVATDPMEKSLPPTFTRPPHIIFILTDDQGYHDIGYHGSDIQTPTLDRLAAEGVKLENYYIQPICTPSRSQLITGRYQIHTGLQHSIIRPRQPNCLPLDQVTLPQKLQEAGYSTHMVGKWHLGFYKKECLPTRRGFDTFLGSLTGNVDYYTYDNCDGPDVCGYDLHEGEDVAWDQSGKYSTFLYAQRVSKILASHSPKEPIFIYVAFQAVHTPLQSPKEYIYRYRSMGNVARRKYAAMVTCMDEAVKNITWALKKYGYYDNSVIVFSTDNGGQTFSGGSNWPLRGRKGTYWEGGVRGIGFVHSPLIKRKRRTSWALVHITDWYPTLVSLARGNLSNVQGLDGYDVWPAISEGKDSPRTEILHNIDPLYNHAKYGSLEDGFGIWNTAVQASIRVGEWKLLTGDPGYSDWIPPQTLTNFPGSWWNLERLTDGLKKSVWLFNITADPYERYDLSGQRPDVVRTLLMRLVHYNRTAIPVRYPAENPRAHPDFNGGAWGPWASEDDGEEWEGGRESLKSRNKKKKKKCKICKLRSFFRKLNTRLMSNRI from the exons ATGGCCGTCTATGCCCTCACGGGTTTCTCGCTCGTCAGCCTGCTCAGCTTTGGCTATTTGTCTTGGGACTGGATGAAGCCCAGTTTGGTGGCTGATGTGGCCACAGACCCCATGGAGAAATCACTGCCTCCCACCTTCACCAGGCCACCCCACATCATCTTCATTCTGACTGATGACCAGGGCTACCATGACATCGGCTATCACGGCTCAGATATCCAGACGCCGACGCTGGacaggctggcagcagagggTGTGAAGCTGGAGAACTACTACATCCAGCCCATCTGCACCCCGTCCCGGAGCCAGCTGATAACTGGCAG GTACCAGATCcacacaggattgcagcactccaTCATCCGCCCTCGGCAGCCCAACTGCCTGCCCCTCGACCAGGTCACCCTGCCACAGAAGCTGCAGGAAGCCGGCTACTCCACACATATGGTGGGCAAGTGGCACCTTGGCTTCTACAAGAAGGAGTGCCTGCCCACCCGCCGGGGCTTCGACACCTTCCTGGGCTCCCTGACAGGCAACGTGGATTACTACACCTACGACAACTGCGACGGGCCGGACGTCTGCGGCTACGACCTGCACGAGGGGGAGGACGTGGCGTGGGACCAGAGCGGGAAGTATTCCACCTTCCTGTACGCCCAGCGCGTCAGCAAGATCCTGGCATCCCACAGCCCCAAGGAGCCCATCTTCATCTACGTGGCCTTCCAAGCGGTGCACACGCCCCTGCAGTCTCCCAAGGAGTACATCTACCGCTACCGCTCCATGGGCAACGTCGCCCGCCGCAAGTACGCGGCCATGGTGACCTGCATGGATGAGGCAGTGAAGAACATCACCTGGGCCCTCAAGAAGTATGGGTACTATGACAACAGTGTGATCGTGTTCTCCACGGACAACGGTGGGCAGACCTTCTCCGGGGGAAGCAACTGGCCACTGCGGGGTCGCAAAGGGACGTACTGGGAAGGGGGAGTGCGTGGCATTGGTTTTGTCCACAGTCCCCTGATCAAGCGCAAGCGTCGGACAAGCTGGGCGCTAGTTCACATTACAGACTGGTACCCTACTCTGGTCAGCCTGGCCAGGGGCAACCTGAGCAATGTCCAAGGCTTGGATGGATATGATGTCTGGCCTGCTATCAGTGAGGGCAAGGACTCACCACGCACTGAAATCCTGCACAATATTGACCCCTTGTACAACCACGCCAAGTATGGCTCCTTGGAGGATGGCTTCGGCATCTGGAACACGGCTGTGCAAGCTTCCATCCGGGTTGGGGAGTGGAAGCTCCTCACTGGTGACCCAGGGTACAGTGACTGGATACCCCCACAGACCCTGACCAACTTTCCAGGGAGCTGGTGGAACCTGGAGCGTCTCACTGATGGCCTGAAGAAGTCCGTGTGGCTCTTCAACATCACTGCCGACCCCTACGAGCGCTACGACCTCTCAGGGCAGCGCCCAGACGTGGTCAGGACCCTCCTGATGAGGCTGGTGCACTACAACCGGACAGCCATCCCGGTGCGGTACCCTGCGGAGAACCCCCGGGCTCACCCAGACTTCAACGGTGGGGCCTGGGGACCTTGGGCCAGTGAGGATGATGGGGAGGAGTGGGAAGGTGGCCGGGAGTCCCTGAAAAGCAGgaacaagaagaagaagaagaagtgCAAGATCTGCAAGCTGCGCTCCTTCTTCCGCAAGCTGAACACCAGGCTCATGTCCAACCGCATCTGA